From one Candidatus Thioglobus sp. NP1 genomic stretch:
- the atpD gene encoding F0F1 ATP synthase subunit beta: MSIGKITQIIGAVIDVEFPSDSIPKVYNALHVTKANLTLEVQQQLGDNVVRTIAMGGSEGLQRGLEVTNTGKAITVPVGTKTLGRIMNVLGEPIDNAGEIGQEADWEIHRSAPAYDELAPATELLETGIKVIDLVCPFAKGGKVGLFGGAGVGKTVNMMELIRNIAIEHSGYSVFAGVGERTREGNDFYHEMKDSNVLDKVSLVYGQMNEPPGNRLRVALTGLTMAEYFRDEGRDVLLFIDNIYRYTLAGTEVSALLGRMPSAVGYQPTLASEMGALQERITSTKTGSITSIQAVYVPADDLTDPSPATTFAHLDATVVLSRQVAELGIYPAVDPLDSTSRQLDPLVVGQEHYDVARGVQGVLQRYKELKDIIAILGMDELSEEDKQTVSRARKIQKFLSQPFFVAEVFTGSPGKYVSLKDTISGFKAILDGEHDAIPEQAFYMTGSIEEVKIKASEAS, encoded by the coding sequence ATGAGTATAGGCAAAATTACACAAATTATTGGAGCGGTTATTGATGTTGAGTTTCCATCTGATTCAATACCTAAAGTTTACAATGCACTTCATGTCACTAAAGCGAACCTTACATTGGAGGTTCAGCAACAGCTTGGTGATAATGTCGTTAGAACTATCGCTATGGGTGGATCTGAAGGACTTCAGCGAGGTCTAGAGGTAACTAACACTGGTAAGGCAATTACTGTCCCAGTTGGCACTAAGACACTTGGACGTATTATGAATGTCCTTGGAGAGCCAATTGATAATGCCGGTGAAATTGGTCAAGAAGCTGATTGGGAAATTCATCGTTCGGCCCCTGCATATGATGAGTTAGCTCCTGCAACAGAATTACTTGAAACAGGAATTAAGGTAATTGATTTAGTTTGCCCATTTGCAAAAGGCGGTAAGGTAGGACTTTTTGGTGGAGCTGGTGTTGGAAAGACAGTAAATATGATGGAGCTTATTAGAAATATTGCCATCGAGCACTCAGGCTATTCAGTATTTGCAGGCGTTGGTGAGAGAACCCGTGAAGGTAATGACTTCTATCATGAAATGAAGGACTCTAATGTATTAGACAAGGTGTCGCTAGTTTATGGACAGATGAATGAGCCTCCGGGAAACAGACTTCGTGTTGCACTTACTGGACTTACAATGGCTGAATATTTCCGTGATGAAGGACGTGACGTTCTTTTATTTATTGATAATATTTACCGTTATACGCTTGCTGGAACAGAAGTTTCTGCACTTTTAGGGCGTATGCCATCTGCGGTTGGTTATCAGCCTACACTTGCATCTGAAATGGGTGCACTTCAAGAAAGAATTACTTCCACTAAAACTGGCTCTATTACTTCGATTCAAGCGGTGTATGTTCCTGCAGATGACTTAACTGACCCTTCTCCAGCTACAACATTTGCTCACTTGGATGCGACTGTAGTTCTGTCTCGCCAAGTTGCTGAGCTTGGTATTTATCCTGCTGTAGACCCGCTTGATTCAACTTCTCGTCAGCTTGATCCTCTAGTTGTTGGACAAGAACACTATGATGTTGCTAGAGGAGTTCAGGGCGTACTTCAGCGTTATAAAGAATTGAAAGATATTATTGCGATTCTTGGTATGGATGAGCTATCTGAAGAAGATAAGCAAACCGTTTCTCGCGCTCGTAAGATCCAAAAATTCTTATCACAACCGTTCTTTGTTGCAGAGGTATTTACTGGATCTCCTGGAAAGTATGTATCTTTGAAGGACACTATTTCTGGTTTTAAAGCTATTCTTGATGGTGAGCATGACGCAATACCTGAACAAGCATTCTATATGACCGGATCTATCGAAGAAGTTAAAATAAAGGCGTCGGAGGCATCGTAA
- the atpG gene encoding F0F1 ATP synthase subunit gamma: MAVGKEIRTQIASIKNTQKITSAMEMVAASKMKKAQDRMLASRPYAEKILNVIGHLTHANSEFKHPYMTSSEEKKRVGIIVISSDRGLCGGLNTNLFRSLLKDIATLQSDKVEVELCTIGKKATSFFKNTGLKINSILTDIGDKPQFDDLLGTIKVMLDRYDSGDIDQIMIAYNSFASAMTQVPTVKQIVPMEVTDEKSKDHHWDYIYEPDAESALSALLVRYIEALVYQGIVENIACEQSSRMIAMHSATENAGDMIDDLQLIYNKARQAAITQEISEIVAGAAAV; the protein is encoded by the coding sequence ATGGCAGTAGGTAAGGAAATTAGAACACAAATCGCGAGTATTAAAAATACTCAGAAGATTACTTCGGCCATGGAAATGGTTGCAGCTTCTAAGATGAAAAAGGCACAAGATAGAATGCTTGCTTCTCGACCTTATGCTGAAAAAATTCTTAATGTTATTGGACATCTGACTCATGCTAACTCTGAGTTTAAGCATCCATATATGACATCTTCAGAAGAAAAAAAGCGTGTAGGAATTATTGTTATCTCTAGTGATAGAGGTCTTTGTGGTGGTTTAAATACTAACTTATTTAGAAGCCTTTTGAAAGATATAGCAACTTTGCAATCAGATAAAGTTGAGGTTGAACTTTGTACGATTGGTAAAAAAGCGACTTCATTTTTTAAAAATACTGGACTTAAAATTAACTCTATTCTTACTGATATTGGTGACAAGCCTCAATTTGATGATCTCTTAGGCACTATTAAAGTAATGCTTGATCGTTATGATTCAGGCGACATTGATCAGATTATGATTGCTTATAATAGTTTTGCAAGTGCAATGACGCAAGTGCCAACTGTTAAGCAAATTGTACCAATGGAAGTTACTGATGAAAAAAGTAAGGATCACCATTGGGATTACATATATGAACCAGATGCAGAGAGTGCGTTGAGCGCCCTGCTTGTGAGGTATATCGAAGCATTAGTGTATCAAGGAATTGTAGAAAATATTGCTTGTGAGCAATCTTCTAGAATGATTGCGATGCACAGCGCAACAGAAAATGCTGGTGATATGATTGATGACTTACAATTAATTTATAACAAGGCAAGGCAGGCAGCTATTACTCAAGAAATCTCTGAGATTGTAGCCGGTGCTGCTGCTGTTTAA
- the atpA gene encoding F0F1 ATP synthase subunit alpha — translation MQLNASEISDLIKKEIEGFDFSAEARTEGTVISVSDGIVRIHGLADAQFGEMLEFPGNTFGLALNLEQDSVGAVVLGDYLHISEGDTVKCTNRIMEVPVGNELLGRVVNPLGVDLEGKGEIKTAVTRPIEVVAPGVIERQSVDQPIQTGIKAIDAMVPIGRGQRELIIGDRQTGKTAVAIDAIINQKGTGVKCIYVAIGQKASSIATVVRKLEEHGALEHTIIVAASASDSAALQYIAPYAGCAMGEYFRDRGEDALIVYDDLTKQAWAYRQVSLLLKRPPGREAYPGDVFYLHSRLLERASRVNAEYVEKVTNGEVKGKTGSLTALPIIETQAGDVSAFVPTNVISITDGQIFLETDLFNSGIRPAINAGLSVSRVGGAAQTKAIKKLGGSIRLDLAQYRELAAFAQFASDLDAETKAQIDRGIRVTELMKQAQYSPLNVAETATSLFAANSGALDDVEANKVVAFEAALLAYMNTSQTELMTTINESGDYSDDIAAKLQAAIDDFKANNTW, via the coding sequence ATGCAATTAAACGCTTCTGAAATCAGTGATTTAATTAAAAAAGAAATAGAGGGCTTTGATTTTTCAGCAGAAGCTCGTACAGAAGGCACAGTAATAAGTGTTAGTGATGGAATCGTTCGAATTCATGGTTTAGCAGATGCTCAATTTGGTGAGATGCTTGAGTTTCCAGGAAATACTTTTGGTTTGGCTCTTAACCTAGAACAGGATTCTGTTGGTGCAGTTGTATTGGGTGATTATCTTCACATTTCAGAAGGTGATACTGTTAAGTGTACAAATCGAATTATGGAAGTCCCAGTTGGTAATGAGTTACTTGGTCGTGTTGTTAACCCTCTTGGAGTTGATCTCGAAGGAAAAGGTGAGATCAAAACAGCTGTTACTCGCCCAATCGAAGTTGTTGCCCCAGGTGTAATTGAAAGACAATCAGTTGATCAGCCAATTCAAACAGGAATTAAGGCGATTGATGCAATGGTTCCAATTGGACGTGGTCAACGTGAACTTATTATTGGTGATCGTCAAACTGGAAAAACTGCTGTTGCAATTGATGCCATTATTAACCAAAAAGGGACCGGTGTTAAATGTATATATGTCGCTATTGGACAAAAGGCTTCTTCAATTGCTACTGTTGTTAGAAAACTAGAGGAACATGGCGCATTAGAGCATACTATTATTGTTGCAGCGTCAGCATCTGATTCAGCAGCCCTTCAATATATTGCTCCTTACGCTGGATGTGCAATGGGAGAGTATTTTAGAGATCGTGGTGAAGATGCACTAATTGTTTATGATGACTTAACTAAACAAGCATGGGCTTATCGCCAAGTATCACTTCTTTTAAAGCGCCCACCTGGACGTGAGGCTTATCCGGGAGATGTATTCTATCTGCACTCTCGTTTATTAGAGAGAGCATCACGAGTAAACGCTGAGTATGTTGAAAAAGTAACTAATGGTGAAGTAAAGGGAAAGACAGGTTCATTAACAGCTCTTCCTATCATTGAGACTCAAGCTGGAGATGTATCTGCATTTGTTCCAACAAATGTAATTTCTATTACAGATGGACAAATTTTCTTGGAGACAGACTTATTTAATTCAGGAATTCGCCCAGCTATTAATGCAGGTCTTTCAGTTTCTAGGGTTGGTGGTGCAGCGCAAACTAAAGCAATTAAAAAGCTTGGAGGTAGTATCCGTCTTGACTTAGCACAGTATCGTGAATTAGCAGCCTTTGCTCAGTTTGCATCTGACCTTGATGCAGAAACTAAAGCGCAGATTGATAGAGGAATTCGTGTGACTGAATTAATGAAACAGGCACAGTATTCACCTCTAAATGTTGCTGAAACGGCAACCTCACTTTTTGCAGCTAACTCTGGTGCACTTGATGATGTTGAGGCAAATAAGGTTGTTGCATTTGAAGCAGCACTTCTTGCTTATATGAACACAAGCCAGACAGAATTGATGACTACTATTAATGAATCTGGTGACTACAGTGATGATATAGCAGCAAAACTTCAGGCTGCTATAGATGACTTTAAAGCTAATAATACTTGGTAG
- a CDS encoding F0F1 ATP synthase subunit delta, protein MELSTIAKPYAQAIFEIAGQSNNVSDWSGFLAAASAIMSDKNTKAFIASPGKSMSQKFDLISALIAKTNARVLSQQEAAFINLILSNDRSTALSSIADAFESAVSNANKSKNFKVISAFELSDAEQKAIVENLTSKHKTTVSVETEIDKTLKGGVIIKEGDKVIDTSIKARVDALGVSLSVN, encoded by the coding sequence ATGGAATTATCGACAATTGCCAAGCCATACGCTCAAGCGATTTTTGAAATTGCTGGTCAAAGTAATAATGTCTCAGATTGGAGTGGTTTTTTAGCCGCTGCTAGTGCTATTATGTCTGATAAAAATACAAAGGCATTTATAGCTTCTCCAGGCAAAAGTATGAGTCAAAAATTTGATTTGATTTCTGCTCTAATAGCTAAGACAAACGCACGTGTTCTAAGTCAACAAGAGGCTGCATTTATAAATCTTATCTTAAGCAATGATCGCTCAACTGCTCTTAGCAGTATTGCCGATGCTTTTGAGTCAGCTGTATCTAACGCTAACAAGAGTAAGAATTTCAAAGTTATTAGTGCATTTGAGTTAAGTGACGCAGAACAAAAGGCAATTGTTGAGAATTTGACAAGTAAACATAAAACAACTGTATCAGTTGAAACTGAAATTGATAAGACTCTTAAAGGTGGGGTTATTATCAAAGAAGGTGACAAAGTAATTGATACATCAATAAAGGCAAGGGTTGACGCTTTAGGCGTTTCTTTGTCTGTAAATTAA
- a CDS encoding F0F1 ATP synthase subunit B, translating to MNINLTLIGQTIMFAMFVWFCMKFVWPPLVEAMQARKKAIEDGLKAAELGKEEHALAQKNAEELIESTKNKAAEIIANADKQANVMIDTAKGLASEEAEKIKAHAKSDLDQEVVKARNELKNQVSSLVMQGVNSVLEKEVDSKAHKDMLSKLSQSL from the coding sequence ATGAATATTAACCTAACGCTGATTGGACAAACAATTATGTTCGCCATGTTTGTTTGGTTCTGTATGAAGTTTGTTTGGCCACCACTCGTTGAAGCAATGCAAGCTCGTAAAAAAGCAATTGAAGATGGATTAAAAGCTGCTGAGCTTGGAAAAGAAGAGCACGCACTTGCCCAAAAAAATGCTGAAGAGCTAATTGAAAGTACCAAAAATAAAGCGGCAGAAATTATTGCTAATGCTGACAAACAAGCAAATGTAATGATAGATACTGCTAAAGGTTTAGCTTCTGAAGAGGCAGAAAAAATCAAAGCTCATGCCAAGTCTGATCTAGATCAAGAGGTAGTGAAGGCGCGTAACGAGCTTAAAAATCAAGTGTCTAGTTTGGTCATGCAGGGAGTCAACTCCGTATTAGAAAAAGAGGTTGATTCTAAGGCCCATAAAGATATGCTTTCAAAGCTTTCTCAATCACTATAG
- the atpE gene encoding F0F1 ATP synthase subunit C — MEQSILFLAGSILMGLGALGAAVGIGILGARFIEGAARQPELIPMLRTQMFIVMGLVDAVPMIAVGISMYILFAVAG; from the coding sequence ATGGAACAAAGTATATTATTTTTAGCAGGATCTATTTTGATGGGTCTAGGTGCATTAGGCGCTGCTGTAGGTATCGGTATTCTTGGTGCTAGATTTATTGAAGGTGCTGCACGTCAACCGGAACTTATTCCAATGTTAAGAACGCAAATGTTTATCGTTATGGGCCTTGTTGATGCGGTACCTATGATTGCAGTAGGTATATCAATGTATATCTTATTTGCAGTTGCTGGATAA